A segment of the Anopheles cruzii chromosome 2, idAnoCruzAS_RS32_06, whole genome shotgun sequence genome:
TCgagtttcgtttctttttccttttttttgcgcgacAATcgatacttttttttaaagaaacgtcaaaatgttgtttttatgaatccgaacctaactaagacactgcgaacctgaacctgacacccgagtcaacctacgaaaatcccgaaaaaaaccgagtcaacctacgaaaatcccgaacgaGAAAAGGGGAGAGGGGGAAAGAGAAACAGTAGCGTCTACAATTGAGTGTTGAGGGCTCGAAAAGACCGGACTCGAAGCACTGTGAActgttgttattatctttattctAGAGCTTGAAATTCACTGTGTTACCTTCTTTTACCTGTCGAATAGAAATTGAGGTGTACCCTAGGCACGCGCGACTCGACCCGTGTTACCGTTTTCCGCGAAACACGATTCACTCTGAAGCCAACTTGAAAGTAAAAACATGCCGATTTTGACAGCGGTAACGTAGCACAGTTTTGAATCCGTCCTGTCAGAATGAGTATCTCGCGTAGGACAGATTTTTAGTTGTTATTTCCGAATGTACTTTAATTCGATTCGTGTTTGCATTGCGATGGAAGCAAAACGATTGAAAATGGTATAAAAAGAATCTTTGGGGTTGATAATGGCGATTAGATTGTGATTCATGGCCGAtttatgattgttttttcGATTGAGAGGTAGTCACTCACTTTCGGACGGTTGTTTTGACAGCCGCTCCGTCAGCTGGcccgtttgttttgaatgtcTCGAGGCCGCAACAATGCTTTTGTACTTACGGAAATATAGCCCACGATGTCCGGTTTAGAGAGTGTTTCACGGCCCCAAGAAAACGATAATATAAACGATGTGTTTGAAGAAATCTTCCTGACCGAGGAACGTGTTATCGACGAGAGTTACCATCAGGGGCTGGAAGACGGTCGGCAGCAGGAGTCCGTAGAGGAAGCGTTCGACTACGGCCACAAAAAGGGTTCAGAAATTGGACGTGAAATCGGATTTTATCAAACCATCGCCACGGAGGTGGCCTCACAGGAAACGTTGGTGGCATCCAACGGGCGAGCGTTGACGTTACTGAAAGAAATCGAAGTGGCCATCGAGAAGTTTCCCTGCGACAACGACCCGAACGTGGACTTGTTACACAACCTGCAGCAAATCCGCAACAAATACCGGAGACTGTGTGCCCTGCTGAAGCTACCCTACAAGTACGAACAGGGTCATGAGCTCACGTTTTAGAGCGATGGACCAGCTGTGCAAGCTGATCGATACGATCGTTCGGTTTCTCAAACCAAACATGGGATTTATCAACTGCCACATGGTTGGCTATCTGACGGAGGACCACTGGAAGAACTACGTGCCCCGGACGATTCAGAGCGAACTGACTTCGATGCAAGACTATCTGCGGGCGAAGAACATCTTCTTTGCACAGTTCGAACAGAACACCGTCGGTGAGGGGGCACCGGAACTGCCGGCAGTCAGTGCGTTCATCGAGGAAACGCGAAAGTTTCGGTTCGATGGCGCTGAAATCCAAGGCACGGTACTGTCGCTGACGGAGTTCAACGAAGGATTGCTGAATGTGCGAAAGGAGACCAGACTGAGGCTGCCGGAACTGATGAACGTTAAGAAGCGTCACGAAGTGGAGATTGCGGCCTCCGTGGTAGCATCCCTGTGCACGGCCGTTGCCTCCGGTGTGCCGAACGGAAGCCCGGAAGATGTGATCGTCATTGATGCCGGTGATGGGAAGGGGTACCTTTCGTCCCGCATTGCCCTCGAACACGGACTCAAAGTACTGGGCGTGGACTGCAACGAAGGGAACACGAGTGGTGCCAAGAAACGGCGCGACCGATTGAAGGTGAGAGATTGGGCAAAGTTTTACACAAAGAAGACAATCTCACCAAAACCTTTCGTTTAGAATAAGATCCCGAAAGCGGTCAAAAAGTCAAACCTCGAGGAGGATAAACATTTCTCCGAGTTGATCaaggacgatggacgattAGAGGCTCTCTACCGAACCACGACACAGCTGATCGATTTCGGAACAAACCTCGCCGAGTTGGCCGGCCAGCATTTTCCCGGAGTCGGAAGCTTCAGTTCTTTCGCGCTGGCAGGCTTACACACGTGCGGTAATCTGGGCCCAAATTGCCTTCGTCTTTTCGCCCAGAACACAGCGCTCAAGGCCGTTTGCAACGTTGGCTGCTGCTACCATCTGATGAAGGAGGAGTTCGTTTCGGATGATTTCGACAATCCCATCAATACAACGGACCATTCGGGATTTGGATTTCCAATGAGCGCGCACTTACGCGCCCGTCGGTTCGCTCTCGGCCGCAATGCACGCAATTTGGCGTCCGAGTCGATTGAGCGGGCGTGCCGGAATCGGGAGAACCCCAGCGACAAGCTGGGCTACCGGGCTTTGTTGCAGGTCATTCTGTTGCACTACGGACAGAAAACATCGCTGCAAGTGGGACGGCTGAAGAGCTGTGGACTGACTGATTACGTTCGCACAGCGGTTCGCCGTTTGGGGCTACAGGAGCAAGTGACGATAACGGAcgagaagctgctggagctggaaagACTGTTCCAGTGCGAGTTGGAGCAGCTGAAGGTGTTCTATCTCATACGGCAACAGTTTGCGCCCGTGGTCGAGACGCTGATCCTTCTCGATCGTTTGCTGTTTCTCTGGGAATGTGGGTACGAGCGGAGCTATCTGGTGAAACTTTTCGAGCCAGTCGTGTCTCCGCGTTGTTATGCGTTGATAGCACTGAAATAACGATTGCTGTGGAACTCCAGCAACCAACGAACCATTTTAAAAGTTTGACGAAGTGCTGATAAAGAGGTAAAACCTGAACTACCGAAGGGTATTGCACGATGTGAATGTACGTTTATTGTGGCAGGAAATAAAACCGAATGGATTGAGTTAAGTTTCATTATACGTGCTCTTGGACCAAACGGTCTTCGTGTAGTTCTGCGTACAGTCCTTCGTTCGAGTGCAGGGTAAAGGCATTCTTGCGATAGGTTAACGTTTCCGGAGTCGAAACGGATCGCTCGATGCGGTACTGGGCAAGCAGCTTTACGAGCGCAATCTTAATCTGCAGCGTTCCGAAATGTGACCCCAGACAGGTGCGCGGCCCGACACCGAACGGCATGTAAGTACACGGTTGTATTTGGTGAAGGTTTTCTTTCGCGAATCGCTCCGGATCAAACTGATGAGGATTCGGGAAATACTGAGAAAAAAGAGATGATTATTGAAGGCCGTATCATCCCAGATAATAGTGATAGTACCTTCGGATCGCGATGTATCGCATAGATCGGTATCAGGACCGGCATCTTGTTTGGAACCACAAACTCGTGGAAAGGCTCCAGTTTGAAGCCGGTCGCACCGTCCGGTAACGAGCACTGGCGTTCCAGAAACGGAAGAACCGGATAGAGTCGTGCAGTTTCGGAGATCACCATTCCCAGGTAGGGCATCTCGTTGTTGAGGGCCTCGTACGGAACGTTCGGTCCATACTTCGCCGCGATACAACGCACTTCCTCCCGTAGCCGTTCCTGAATGTTTGGCTGAAAAGGAGCAGATTGTTTCAGCGTTGCTTCGAGAGCGTCCACACTCAATGCGCATCCTTACGTTCTTGGTCAACTCGTACAGCGCAAACGAAAGAACCGATGAGGTCGTCTCGAAGCTGGCCATATAAAACGTGGCAGCCTGTGCCACCAGGACGTCCCCTTTGAGCGCTAccggaaaaagtgaaaaagagGATTCGTAATGGCTACAGcctcaacagcaacaacgcaAAGTCTACGCACGTATTTTCTCAGTCACTCCCAGTGTTGCGTTGTTGTTCTTCAGTGCGATCAGTGAGTCGATAAAGTCTCCCCGACTCTGCCCACTTTCCTCCCGGCGGGCGATCTCCCCCTCGATGATCGTCCTCAGGAACAGCTCAGTATCCGCCGGGAACAGTTTCAACCGCAGGTAGGGCACGAGCTCCGGCATGAAGAAGAACGAGGCCATCGTCATGCCGCGCACTGGCCCATACTCGAAGATCTTTCGACCATAGTGCCGGAACTCGGAGTCCGCGTCCTGCAGACAGTTGGCCCGTATTCCGAAGAATGTGCTGGCGATTACGTCGGTCGTGTAGCGTGCACTCAGCTCCTTGAATTCCGTCTCCCGCGCCTGGGGCCGAATCTGGGGCAATGCGTCGAGAGCTGCCACCATTTCCGAACCGACCTGCGTGTATGAGGGGGGTAATCATTAAGTGAATCATCGATCACATCATCGAGTGCCTCAAAACCTGCTCGATTAGTGTGCGCATCCGCCGCAACTTGGCACTGGTCACCGACGGTG
Coding sequences within it:
- the LOC128268071 gene encoding protein LTO1 homolog, whose protein sequence is MSGLESVSRPQENDNINDVFEEIFLTEERVIDESYHQGLEDGRQQESVEEAFDYGHKKGSEIGREIGFYQTIATEVASQETLVASNGRALTLLKEIEVAIEKFPCDNDPNVDLLHNLQQIRNKYRRLCALLKLPYKYEQGHELTF
- the LOC128268070 gene encoding probable methyltransferase-like protein 25; translation: MSSRFRAMDQLCKLIDTIVRFLKPNMGFINCHMVGYLTEDHWKNYVPRTIQSELTSMQDYLRAKNIFFAQFEQNTVGEGAPELPAVSAFIEETRKFRFDGAEIQGTVLSLTEFNEGLLNVRKETRLRLPELMNVKKRHEVEIAASVVASLCTAVASGVPNGSPEDVIVIDAGDGKGYLSSRIALEHGLKVLGVDCNEGNTSGAKKRRDRLKNKIPKAVKKSNLEEDKHFSELIKDDGRLEALYRTTTQLIDFGTNLAELAGQHFPGVGSFSSFALAGLHTCGNLGPNCLRLFAQNTALKAVCNVGCCYHLMKEEFVSDDFDNPINTTDHSGFGFPMSAHLRARRFALGRNARNLASESIERACRNRENPSDKLGYRALLQVILLHYGQKTSLQVGRLKSCGLTDYVRTAVRRLGLQEQVTITDEKLLELERLFQCELEQLKVFYLIRQQFAPVVETLILLDRLLFLWECGYERSYLVKLFEPVVSPRCYALIALK
- the LOC128268069 gene encoding cytochrome P450 6g1-like, with product MSPASADVIQGYLSLVLICLALFLLWFVTTIGTRYWQHSGVPYVEGLPVVGNFRDALLMRKSMFDVMDELYGNERVRSSPLFGISKLITPTIVLRDPGLIKQILIKDAAFFCNRTMCTDPHGDPFGYYNLLMIKNPEWRQLRSYLTPSLSLSKIKQMYQLVDQVGSEMVAALDALPQIRPQARETEFKELSARYTTDVIASTFFGIRANCLQDADSEFRHYGRKIFEYGPVRGMTMASFFFMPELVPYLRLKLFPADTELFLRTIIEGEIARREESGQSRGDFIDSLIALKNNNATLGVTEKIPLKGDVLVAQAATFYMASFETTSSVLSFALYELTKNPNIQERLREEVRCIAAKYGPNVPYEALNNEMPYLGMVISETARLYPVLPFLERQCSLPDGATGFKLEPFHEFVVPNKMPVLIPIYAIHRDPKYFPNPHQFDPERFAKENLHQIQPCTYMPFGVGPRTCLGSHFGTLQIKIALVKLLAQYRIERSVSTPETLTYRKNAFTLHSNEGLYAELHEDRLVQEHV